A DNA window from Chryseobacterium scophthalmum contains the following coding sequences:
- a CDS encoding pentapeptide repeat-containing protein: MREAYVIDDNFDNINFVQQPLELGEYENCTFQNCNFEYVNLSEFKFTNCEFVDCNLSMTKLAGTAFRDVVFKDCKMFGMHFDDCNEFGMSFRFDGCALNNSVFYKTTIKRTLFKNSKLIEVDFAECDLSNSVLSNCDFSGATFEKTNLEKADLRTSFNYTINPESNRLKKTKFSLSEVHGLLRRFDIEIDKNS; encoded by the coding sequence ATGAGAGAAGCTTACGTTATTGATGACAATTTCGATAATATAAATTTTGTACAACAGCCTTTAGAACTTGGCGAATATGAGAATTGTACTTTCCAAAACTGCAATTTTGAATATGTAAATCTCTCAGAATTCAAATTTACCAACTGTGAATTTGTCGATTGTAATTTAAGCATGACCAAATTAGCCGGAACTGCTTTTCGTGATGTTGTTTTTAAAGACTGCAAAATGTTCGGAATGCATTTCGATGACTGTAATGAATTTGGAATGTCTTTCAGGTTTGACGGATGTGCTTTAAATAATTCGGTATTCTATAAAACAACGATTAAAAGAACATTATTTAAAAATTCTAAACTGATTGAAGTTGATTTTGCAGAATGTGATCTTTCTAATTCTGTCTTGTCAAACTGCGATTTTAGCGGAGCGACATTCGAAAAAACCAATTTAGAAAAAGCAGATTTAAGAACTTCATTCAATTACACCATCAATCCTGAATCTAACAGGCTTAAAAAGACCAAATTTTCACTTTCTGAAGTTCATGGGCTCTTGCGTCGATTTGATATAGAAATTGATAAAAACAGCTGA
- a CDS encoding peptidoglycan D,D-transpeptidase FtsI family protein produces MNTRHIKILTILVVIALIFVARLSYLQLFTDRYALNAANTSIKTEYVIPQRGVIFDRNGKIMVGNQPAYEISFTQALMKPDFDTLAFCSLMKIEKGDFIKRINLIKAEKYYSKLTPMTFIKDLSREEIARVQEIIFKYPAFSIVQRPQRQYEVSTSGNLLGYTSEVNDREIKKDSTYYLPGDLIGKTGVEKSYEKELRGIKGIKYIQKDIKLRNVGPYKNGSLDRDVITGKDITLTIDYDLQRMAEEMLVNKHGAVVALDPNNGEVLVAATGPDIDPNLFTGPNKSKNLYALSKDTIYENKPTFDRSLQAGYPPGSTFKLLTALAAMQMGVMDEKTIFPCGGGFFYKGKRIKGHGGADPLIPSIQVSSNCFFTYAFIAIIKKYPGNPSKGVDEWKKIMSSFGVGEFLNNDFAVGAKGRIPSGDFYERRFKAIIKANGSTRQDYKNWDEMSTGAIYNGMGQGDVMVTPLQLANYVAAIANRGWYFTPHIVKSIDGRPNPDPRFKKKHHTLVDPKHFEPVLKGMEAVVLRGTARGLMSKDFTQLAKTGTAQVPQGKDNSIFVLIAPADKPKIVVVAVMEHAGFGATWAGPACTVIAEKYITGDLKREHLYKKMITSSFMPEYKRQWIVDLKRKGLYKEPKPDSIKLKRIQDSLNLVKKAKEKLQKAQNVKSQKTVKP; encoded by the coding sequence TTGAACACACGCCATATAAAAATCTTAACGATTCTCGTTGTCATTGCTCTTATTTTTGTAGCAAGGCTTTCTTATTTACAGCTGTTTACAGATCGTTATGCACTGAATGCAGCCAATACTTCCATCAAAACCGAATATGTAATTCCACAACGTGGAGTTATTTTCGACAGAAACGGGAAAATTATGGTGGGAAACCAGCCTGCTTATGAAATTTCTTTTACTCAGGCTTTGATGAAACCCGATTTTGATACTTTGGCTTTCTGTAGTTTAATGAAAATTGAGAAAGGAGATTTCATTAAAAGAATCAATTTAATTAAAGCTGAAAAATACTATTCCAAACTCACGCCGATGACTTTTATTAAAGATCTGAGCAGAGAAGAAATAGCAAGAGTTCAGGAAATTATATTTAAATATCCGGCTTTCAGTATCGTTCAGCGTCCGCAAAGACAATACGAAGTTTCTACTTCCGGAAATCTTTTGGGATATACAAGTGAAGTCAACGATAGGGAAATTAAAAAAGATTCTACTTATTACCTTCCGGGTGACCTTATCGGTAAAACTGGTGTTGAAAAATCTTATGAGAAAGAACTTCGTGGAATAAAAGGAATTAAATATATCCAAAAAGATATCAAGCTCAGAAATGTTGGACCCTACAAAAACGGATCTTTAGACAGAGATGTTATTACTGGAAAAGACATTACTTTGACGATTGATTATGATCTTCAGAGAATGGCTGAAGAAATGCTGGTGAACAAACATGGTGCAGTTGTGGCTTTAGATCCAAATAATGGTGAAGTTTTGGTTGCAGCAACCGGACCGGATATTGATCCAAATCTTTTTACAGGACCAAACAAATCTAAAAATCTTTACGCCCTTTCGAAAGATACTATTTACGAAAACAAACCGACTTTCGACCGTTCTTTACAGGCGGGTTATCCTCCCGGATCTACTTTCAAATTGTTGACGGCTTTGGCAGCGATGCAAATGGGTGTGATGGATGAAAAGACAATTTTCCCATGCGGTGGCGGATTTTTCTACAAAGGAAAAAGAATTAAAGGTCACGGTGGAGCAGATCCTTTGATTCCTTCAATTCAGGTTTCTAGTAATTGTTTCTTTACTTACGCATTTATTGCAATCATTAAAAAATATCCTGGAAATCCATCAAAAGGTGTTGACGAATGGAAAAAAATCATGAGCAGCTTTGGTGTTGGTGAATTTTTAAATAATGATTTTGCAGTAGGGGCAAAAGGAAGAATTCCTTCGGGGGATTTTTATGAAAGAAGATTTAAAGCCATCATCAAAGCAAATGGTTCTACAAGACAAGATTACAAGAATTGGGATGAAATGTCAACCGGAGCAATTTACAACGGAATGGGGCAGGGTGATGTAATGGTAACGCCTTTACAGCTTGCTAATTATGTTGCAGCAATTGCCAATAGAGGGTGGTATTTTACGCCACACATTGTAAAATCGATTGATGGTAGACCTAATCCCGATCCGAGATTCAAAAAGAAACATCATACTTTAGTTGATCCAAAACATTTCGAACCTGTTTTAAAAGGAATGGAAGCGGTAGTTTTAAGAGGAACTGCAAGAGGTTTGATGTCTAAAGATTTTACTCAGTTGGCAAAAACCGGAACTGCACAGGTTCCGCAAGGAAAAGATAATTCAATTTTCGTTTTAATTGCTCCTGCAGATAAACCAAAAATTGTGGTAGTTGCTGTAATGGAACATGCCGGATTTGGAGCAACTTGGGCAGGTCCCGCTTGTACGGTAATTGCCGAAAAATATATTACTGGAGATCTTAAACGTGAACATCTTTACAAAAAAATGATTACGTCAAGCTTTATGCCTGAATATAAAAGGCAATGGATTGTCGATCTGAAAAGAAAAGGTCTGTATAAAGAACCAAAGCCAGATTCTATAAAGCTTAAAAGAATACAGGATAGTTTGAATCTTGTGAAAAAAGCAAAAGAAAAGTTGCAAAAAGCCCAAAATGTTAAATCCCAAAAAACCGTAAAACCATGA
- the rodA gene encoding rod shape-determining protein RodA: MKWTEGIDKLGLGLYFLLCLFAIANIYSVDEGLGKKQLIFFGISIFVGLIIFFSRSKFFENMSGIIYIGGVLMLAGLHVFGTEILGQKNWYKFGSFTMQPVEFSKIGTALMLANYVSGADFDLKNTKSLLTALAIIGIPAVVVLSIPDVGSLLVFTAFFIALYREGLSGKLFLIGGLFGAVFLIANYLNDPLKWSLWYFTVFIIVIGLLWFLFNAALLRKNIYTLLPGVGVILLLAALSFISPVIFEKLPKHQQERVEVLYKGEREFRDTSGYNLLYSKTAIGSGGMFGKGFREGSVTQGKFVPEQETDYIFCTVGEEWGFVGSAVLVFAYMIFIGRIYYLAEKQKSIFNRVFGYCFASILLMHFSINLGMVMGLFPTVGIPLPYFSYGGSSLLAFSMMTFIFFKLNYADKNSLV; this comes from the coding sequence ATGAAGTGGACAGAAGGAATAGATAAATTAGGTCTTGGGTTGTATTTTTTGCTTTGCTTATTTGCGATAGCCAATATTTACAGTGTAGACGAAGGTTTGGGTAAAAAACAATTGATCTTTTTCGGAATTTCAATTTTTGTAGGCTTAATTATTTTCTTCAGCAGAAGTAAGTTTTTCGAGAACATGTCGGGGATTATTTATATTGGCGGAGTTTTGATGCTTGCTGGTCTTCATGTTTTCGGAACAGAAATTCTCGGACAGAAAAACTGGTATAAATTCGGAAGTTTCACGATGCAGCCCGTAGAGTTTTCAAAAATAGGAACAGCTTTAATGTTGGCAAATTATGTCTCCGGAGCAGACTTTGATCTTAAAAATACAAAATCATTATTAACAGCGTTGGCAATCATTGGTATTCCTGCGGTTGTTGTACTGTCAATTCCCGATGTTGGATCATTGCTTGTATTTACTGCATTTTTTATTGCGTTATACAGAGAAGGTCTTTCTGGGAAATTATTTTTGATTGGTGGACTTTTTGGGGCGGTATTTCTTATTGCGAATTACCTTAATGATCCATTGAAATGGAGCTTGTGGTATTTCACGGTGTTTATTATTGTAATTGGTCTTTTATGGTTTTTATTTAATGCAGCTCTGCTTCGTAAAAATATTTACACCCTTTTACCGGGAGTAGGAGTGATTCTGTTATTGGCGGCATTGTCATTTATTTCGCCTGTTATTTTTGAAAAATTACCAAAACACCAACAGGAACGTGTCGAGGTTTTGTATAAAGGAGAAAGAGAATTCCGGGACACTTCAGGATATAATTTATTATATTCAAAAACAGCGATTGGTTCCGGAGGAATGTTTGGTAAAGGATTCCGTGAAGGTTCTGTAACCCAGGGAAAGTTTGTTCCTGAGCAGGAAACCGATTATATTTTCTGTACCGTTGGAGAAGAATGGGGTTTTGTAGGAAGCGCAGTTCTTGTTTTTGCTTATATGATTTTTATCGGGCGGATCTATTATCTTGCAGAAAAGCAGAAATCCATATTTAACCGGGTTTTCGGGTATTGTTTTGCTTCCATCCTGTTGATGCACTTTTCGATTAATTTAGGCATGGTTATGGGCTTGTTTCCAACCGTTGGAATTCCGTTGCCATACTTCAGTTACGGTGGAAGTTCGTTGCTTGCCTTTTCTATGATGACCTTTATTTTCTTTAAACTCAATTACGCAGACAAAAACAGTTTGGTTTAG
- a CDS encoding C40 family peptidase, protein MKKRVLFYLVAFVSTISLQSCVTNYVVSKPATYTKEYKTDAKLATIDTKMENDKKLLINSFISEKAVALANAKNSLKNSEIAKAIKHNKTIDNILAEAQTYIGTPYRYGGMTRKGIDCSAFVLSVFGAAAGLTLPRVAASQSQEGEAIDKENLQKGDLIFFSHGKRISHVGIVENVTEEGEIMFIHAATSKGVMISSLNDSYWGPKFRFAKRVINENGDNYNNLASTSF, encoded by the coding sequence ATGAAGAAAAGAGTTTTGTTTTATTTAGTTGCTTTCGTTTCAACAATATCACTACAATCATGCGTAACCAATTACGTGGTTTCAAAACCGGCAACTTACACTAAAGAATACAAAACAGATGCCAAACTTGCTACAATAGATACTAAGATGGAGAATGATAAAAAGTTGTTAATCAACTCTTTCATCTCTGAAAAAGCAGTGGCACTTGCAAACGCAAAAAATTCTTTAAAAAATTCTGAAATCGCAAAAGCGATCAAACATAATAAGACAATTGATAATATCTTAGCAGAAGCTCAAACTTATATTGGAACTCCTTACAGATACGGAGGAATGACAAGAAAAGGAATTGATTGTTCAGCATTTGTATTATCAGTATTCGGAGCTGCAGCTGGCCTTACTTTACCAAGAGTGGCAGCGTCTCAATCTCAGGAAGGAGAAGCGATAGATAAAGAAAACCTTCAGAAAGGAGATTTAATTTTCTTCTCTCACGGAAAAAGAATTTCTCACGTAGGAATTGTAGAAAACGTAACTGAAGAAGGTGAAATAATGTTTATTCACGCAGCAACATCAAAAGGGGTAATGATCTCATCATTGAATGATTCTTATTGGGGACCAAAATTCAGGTTTGCAAAAAGAGTAATCAATGAAAACGGAGATAACTACAACAACTTAGCATCTACTAGTTTTTAG
- a CDS encoding rod shape-determining protein MreD, translated as MISRTVFTDLLIMAFLVALQIFVLNRITLFGKFTPVLYPVFVMFYPFFRNKFQFLALSFLIGLSIDAFLYSWGINALATTMIAYFRTLIFRTSTDTSTDFFSFQSLQWTQFLLFLFSSIFLHQLLVQYIEFFKFSRIFEILLNVLVTSGISFIFIIVYALIFKIKQKV; from the coding sequence ATGATTAGCAGAACCGTATTTACAGATCTTTTGATCATGGCTTTTCTGGTTGCATTACAGATTTTTGTATTGAACAGGATTACGCTGTTCGGTAAATTCACTCCGGTTTTATATCCGGTTTTTGTTATGTTTTATCCTTTTTTCAGAAATAAATTTCAGTTTTTAGCTTTAAGTTTCTTAATCGGTTTGTCAATTGATGCCTTTTTATATTCTTGGGGAATCAATGCTTTGGCGACTACAATGATTGCTTATTTCCGTACGTTGATTTTCCGTACGTCTACAGATACTTCTACAGATTTCTTTTCATTTCAGTCTTTGCAATGGACGCAGTTTTTATTGTTTCTGTTTTCAAGTATCTTCCTGCATCAGCTTTTGGTGCAGTATATCGAGTTCTTTAAATTCAGCAGAATTTTTGAAATCTTACTTAATGTGTTGGTAACTAGTGGAATTTCCTTTATATTTATCATAGTTTACGCATTAATCTTTAAAATCAAACAGAAAGTTTGA
- a CDS encoding rod shape-determining protein, translating into MSLFDMFTQEIAIDLGTANTLIIHNNKIVIDQPSIVAIERSTGKPIAVGEQAKHMQGKTHEDIKTIRPLKDGVIADFHASEHMIKEFIKKIPGIKGRFIQPALRIVICIPSGITEVEKRAVRDSAQKVNAKEVRLIYEPMAAAIGVGIDVQKPEGNMIIDIGGGTTEIAVVALGGIVCDKSVKIAGDVFTNDIAYFLRTHHNLYIGERTAERVKIEVGSAVEDLDVDIDDIPVQGRDLITGKPKEIMVGYKEIARALDKSIIRIEDSVMETLSLTPPELAADIYKTGIYLAGGGALLRGLADRLHKKTGLPVFVAEDPLRAVVRGTGIALKNMDKFNFLIK; encoded by the coding sequence ATGAGTTTATTCGATATGTTTACGCAAGAAATTGCGATAGACCTTGGAACTGCCAACACGCTTATCATCCATAATAATAAAATTGTTATTGATCAACCTTCTATTGTTGCAATAGAACGTTCTACGGGAAAGCCGATTGCTGTTGGAGAACAGGCAAAACATATGCAGGGTAAAACTCATGAAGATATAAAAACTATCCGTCCATTGAAAGATGGAGTTATTGCAGATTTCCACGCTTCAGAGCACATGATCAAAGAATTTATCAAAAAAATTCCGGGAATCAAAGGAAGATTTATTCAGCCTGCTTTAAGAATTGTGATCTGTATTCCTTCAGGAATTACAGAAGTTGAAAAAAGAGCGGTAAGAGATTCTGCTCAGAAAGTAAACGCAAAAGAAGTACGTTTGATTTATGAGCCAATGGCTGCTGCAATAGGAGTTGGTATCGATGTACAGAAACCAGAAGGTAATATGATTATCGACATAGGTGGTGGTACTACCGAAATCGCTGTTGTTGCTTTGGGAGGTATTGTTTGTGATAAATCTGTAAAAATTGCAGGTGATGTATTTACTAACGATATTGCTTATTTTTTAAGAACGCATCATAACTTATACATCGGAGAAAGAACTGCTGAAAGAGTGAAAATTGAAGTAGGTTCTGCAGTTGAAGATTTAGATGTAGATATCGACGATATTCCAGTACAAGGTAGAGATCTTATTACCGGTAAACCAAAAGAAATTATGGTTGGGTATAAAGAAATCGCTCGTGCTTTGGATAAATCAATTATCAGAATTGAAGATTCTGTAATGGAAACTCTTTCTCTTACGCCGCCGGAATTGGCTGCAGATATTTACAAAACAGGTATTTATCTTGCGGGTGGTGGTGCCTTGTTGAGAGGTCTTGCAGACAGATTACACAAGAAAACGGGGCTTCCGGTTTTCGTGGCAGAAGATCCTTTGAGAGCTGTTGTTCGCGGAACGGGTATTGCACTTAAGAATATGGATAAATTCAATTTCTTAATTAAATAA
- the mreC gene encoding rod shape-determining protein MreC, producing MGFLLRLFSKNALFVFFIFLQIIALILIFSKNAMQQSWLAGQTAAFNSWVSGYIDEGVSYLKLKQTNEDLVAQNKALMVELYGKQGAANPQFRKVHDTLGGGQIYTFVDGEIVFNSINRRNNYFTINRGTRDGVYPQMGVMAPKGIAGIVINSTDSYALVQSVLSVNKIRINASLKNSGYFGTLTWKGDNSRLMHLADVPKYVSLKIGDTIETDGKSAIFPKGVMIGKIAGYTVDNKTGFWDISVELSEKMGALNKVYVVKNLKKAEVQKIQDTMQAVIKKEND from the coding sequence ATGGGATTTTTGCTGAGATTATTTTCGAAGAATGCTCTTTTTGTATTCTTTATTTTCCTGCAAATTATTGCTCTCATTTTGATATTCTCTAAGAATGCTATGCAGCAATCTTGGCTTGCAGGTCAGACTGCGGCTTTCAATTCCTGGGTTTCAGGATATATTGATGAAGGTGTTTCTTATTTAAAACTGAAACAGACCAATGAAGATCTTGTTGCTCAAAATAAGGCTTTAATGGTTGAGCTTTATGGAAAACAAGGCGCTGCAAATCCTCAATTCAGAAAAGTACACGATACTTTGGGAGGCGGGCAAATCTATACTTTTGTAGATGGCGAAATTGTTTTCAACAGCATTAACAGAAGAAACAATTATTTTACAATTAACCGTGGCACAAGAGACGGTGTTTATCCTCAAATGGGCGTAATGGCTCCAAAAGGAATTGCCGGAATTGTTATTAATTCTACCGACAGTTATGCTTTAGTGCAATCTGTTTTGAGTGTAAATAAAATCAGGATTAATGCTTCACTGAAAAACTCAGGATATTTCGGAACTTTAACGTGGAAAGGAGATAATTCCCGATTGATGCATTTGGCAGATGTGCCAAAATATGTTTCCCTGAAAATTGGTGACACGATAGAAACCGACGGAAAATCAGCGATTTTTCCTAAAGGGGTTATGATTGGTAAAATTGCGGGCTACACCGTAGATAATAAAACAGGATTTTGGGATATTTCAGTAGAATTAAGTGAGAAAATGGGAGCTTTGAATAAAGTTTACGTTGTCAAAAATCTTAAAAAAGCTGAGGTTCAGAAAATTCAGGATACCATGCAAGCTGTAATAAAAAAAGAAAATGATTAG
- a CDS encoding glutamine synthetase III family protein, with product MSTLRFKALETLPFKDFRKDNSIEVPAKLSELFCQNVFSEETMREYLTKEAFQSILDAMKKGTKIQRHIADQVAVAMKDWAMSKGVTHYTHWFQPLTGTTAEKHDSFFTPIEGGRAIERFSGNLLIQQEPDASSFPNGGIRNTFEARGYTAWDPTSPAFIMGTTLCIPSIFISYTGETLDYKAPLLRALNAVDEAATNVMQYFDKNVTKVTPTLGWEQEYFLVDSALYQSRPDLVLTGKTLLGHSPAKGQQLDDHYFGSIPTRVMNFMKELEIECMKLGIPVTTRHNEVAPNQFELAPMFEEVNVAVDHNSLLMDVMARIAHRHHFHILFHEKPFAGVNGSGKHNNWSLATDTGENLLSPGKNPKKNLQFLTFFVNAIKAVHEYADLLRASIASASNDHRLGANEAPPAIISVFIGSQLFRVLEELEKVTEGKLSPDEKTDLKLNVVGKIPEILLDNTDRNRTSPFAFTGNKFEIRAVGSSANCAESMTVMNTIAAKQLNDFKKEVDALIETGLKKDEAIFNVLREYIKQCKNIMFEGDGYSEDWAIEAEKRGLNNWKTTPEALKQEMNQKFVDLYEEIGIFNHREVEARNEIKLEKYSTVIDIEARVLSDIARNHIIPSALNYQNRLIENVKGLKEIFGDKEFKTLAKEQMSLITNISENVSKIKLGVEDLIKAREAAKAVTESQTQAEDYCNKVKPLFDIIRDASDDLEMMVDDELWPMTKYREMLFTR from the coding sequence ATGTCAACTTTAAGATTCAAAGCGTTAGAAACTTTACCATTCAAGGACTTTAGAAAAGATAATTCTATAGAAGTTCCTGCGAAATTGTCAGAACTATTCTGTCAAAATGTTTTCTCTGAAGAAACGATGAGAGAATATTTAACAAAAGAGGCATTCCAATCTATTTTGGATGCGATGAAAAAAGGAACAAAAATCCAGAGACACATCGCAGATCAGGTAGCTGTAGCAATGAAAGACTGGGCAATGAGCAAAGGGGTTACCCACTATACTCACTGGTTTCAGCCATTAACAGGTACTACTGCAGAAAAACACGATTCTTTCTTCACTCCAATTGAAGGTGGAAGAGCCATCGAAAGATTCAGCGGAAACTTATTGATTCAGCAAGAACCGGACGCATCTTCTTTCCCGAATGGTGGTATCAGAAATACTTTTGAAGCAAGAGGTTATACAGCTTGGGATCCTACTTCTCCGGCATTTATCATGGGAACTACTTTGTGTATTCCTTCAATCTTTATTTCTTACACAGGAGAAACTTTAGATTACAAAGCGCCTTTATTAAGAGCTTTGAATGCTGTAGATGAAGCTGCAACCAACGTAATGCAGTATTTTGACAAAAATGTAACGAAAGTAACTCCTACTTTAGGTTGGGAGCAAGAATATTTCTTGGTTGACTCAGCATTGTATCAATCTCGTCCGGATTTAGTTTTAACAGGTAAAACTTTATTAGGACATTCTCCTGCAAAAGGACAACAATTAGATGACCATTATTTCGGTTCAATTCCTACAAGAGTAATGAACTTTATGAAAGAGTTGGAAATCGAATGTATGAAATTGGGAATTCCGGTTACTACAAGACACAATGAGGTTGCGCCAAACCAATTTGAGCTAGCTCCAATGTTTGAAGAAGTAAACGTTGCTGTTGACCACAACTCTTTGTTGATGGACGTTATGGCAAGAATTGCTCACAGACACCATTTCCACATCTTATTCCACGAAAAACCATTCGCAGGAGTAAACGGAAGCGGAAAGCACAACAACTGGTCTTTAGCCACTGATACAGGTGAAAACTTGTTGAGCCCTGGAAAAAATCCTAAGAAAAACTTACAGTTCTTAACATTCTTCGTAAACGCTATTAAAGCAGTACACGAATATGCAGATCTTTTGAGAGCAAGTATTGCTTCGGCAAGTAATGACCACAGATTGGGTGCAAACGAAGCTCCACCAGCAATTATTTCTGTGTTTATCGGAAGTCAGTTGTTCAGAGTTTTGGAAGAGCTTGAAAAGGTAACTGAAGGAAAACTTTCTCCAGACGAAAAGACAGATTTAAAACTAAATGTTGTTGGAAAAATCCCTGAAATTTTGTTGGACAACACCGACAGAAACAGAACTTCTCCATTTGCATTTACAGGAAATAAATTTGAAATCAGAGCGGTAGGTTCTTCTGCAAACTGTGCAGAATCTATGACCGTAATGAATACGATTGCTGCAAAACAATTAAACGATTTCAAGAAAGAAGTTGATGCTTTAATTGAAACAGGTCTTAAAAAAGACGAAGCAATTTTCAATGTTTTGAGAGAATACATCAAACAGTGTAAAAACATTATGTTTGAAGGTGACGGATATTCTGAAGACTGGGCTATAGAAGCTGAAAAAAGAGGATTAAACAACTGGAAAACCACTCCTGAAGCATTGAAACAGGAAATGAACCAGAAGTTTGTAGATCTTTACGAAGAAATAGGAATCTTCAACCACAGAGAAGTAGAAGCAAGAAACGAAATCAAACTAGAAAAATATTCTACTGTTATTGATATTGAAGCAAGAGTATTGAGTGATATCGCAAGAAACCACATCATTCCTTCCGCTTTAAATTATCAAAACAGATTAATTGAGAATGTAAAAGGTCTTAAAGAAATCTTCGGAGATAAAGAATTTAAAACATTGGCTAAAGAGCAAATGAGTTTGATTACAAATATCTCTGAAAACGTTTCTAAAATTAAATTAGGCGTTGAAGATTTGATTAAAGCAAGAGAAGCAGCAAAAGCTGTAACAGAAAGTCAGACGCAGGCAGAAGATTACTGCAACAAAGTAAAACCTCTATTTGATATTATCAGAGATGCTTCTGATGATCTTGAAATGATGGTTGATGATGAGCTTTGGCCAATGACGAAATATAGAGAAATGTTATTTACAAGATAA